One window of Nicotiana tomentosiformis chromosome 11, ASM39032v3, whole genome shotgun sequence genomic DNA carries:
- the LOC138901424 gene encoding uncharacterized protein has product MHDVPKYDGTSDPQEHITTYTTTMKGNDLAPHEIESVLLKKFGETLTRGALMWYSLLPEHSIDSFEMLANSFNKAHVGARKVQARKADIFKIAQGESKLLREFVTRFQKERMFLPAVTDEWAAEALTKGLNPRSSVTSRKLKESLLEFQATTWTDVHNRYES; this is encoded by the coding sequence ATGCACGACGTGccgaagtatgatggaacttcagaccctcaggagcatattaccacctatacaacgacaatgaaggggaatgatttagctccccacgagattgaatcggttttgctgaagaaatttggagagactctcacgaggggagccctgATGTGGTATTCgctgttacccgagcattccatagattcctttgagatgctcgcgaaCTCTTTTAATAAGGCTCATGTCGGTGCCAGAAAGGTgcaggcccgaaaggccgacatattcaaaattgcacaaggagagtccaAATTGCTGCGGGAATTTGTCACCCggttccaaaaggaaagaatgttTCTCCCGGCTGTTACagatgaatgggcggctgaagcattgACCAAGGgtctgaatccgagaagttcagtCACTTCCCGTAAATTGAAGGAAAGCTTGCTTGAGTTCCAAGCGACGACTTGGAcggatgttcacaaccggtacgagtcctAG
- the LOC138901425 gene encoding uncharacterized protein: protein MLFADDIVLIDETCSGVNARLEVWRQALESKGFKLSRTKTEYLECKFSDGTHDVDVEVKLDAQVIPKRASFKYLGSIIQGNGDIDEDVAYRIGAKWMKWRLSSGVLCGRNMLLKVKGVTVNINDKFSVTGSALNAVEYSPLNVTEQRVFIASL from the exons atgctatttgccgatGATATAGTGTTGATTGATGAGACGTGTAGTGGAGTTAATgcgaggttggaggtttggagacaggccttggaatctaaaggtttcaaactgAGTAGAACCAAGACAGAGTACTTGGAGTGCAAATTCAGTGATGGGACCCATGATGTAGACGTAGAGGTTAAGCTTGATGCTCAAGTTATCCCCAAGAGAGCGAGTTTTAAGTATCtcgggtctattattcagggtaACGGGGACATTGACGAAGATGTCGCGTATCGCATCGGAGCAaaatggatgaagtggaggctctcttccggtgttttgtgtggtAGGAATATGCTGCTAAAAGTTAAGG GCGTAACAGTGAACATAAAtgacaaattctctgtaacgggcagCGCActaaatgctgtagaatattctccattaaatgtcACCGAACAGAgggtatttattgcatctttatga